Proteins co-encoded in one Salvia splendens isolate huo1 chromosome 4, SspV2, whole genome shotgun sequence genomic window:
- the LOC121799804 gene encoding serine/threonine-protein phosphatase 4 regulatory subunit 3-like isoform X3: MILFVVQQDFFRKLMELFRICEDLENIDGLHLIFKIVRGIILLNSAQIFEKIFGDELIMDIMGCLEYDPQGPLTHHRNFLKEHVIFKEVVPIKDPVVLSKIHQTYRVGYLKDVILPRALDEGIVGNLNSIIHSNNAIIISLLKDDSAFIKDLFARMKVPAISIESKRTVVDFLREFCTLSKSLQMVHQHRLFRDLVSEGIFDIIADVLQSEDYKLVLTGTDILVLFQSLDGNILRSYVSRQEGALLGLMVKHMLTDYGDNMHCQFFEILRSLLDSPPGAQRENIVEIFYEKHLNQLVDALSSCQSNSDGPGSKSDSSLGGPESQRSVKPEILLNTCDLLCFCVVQHPYRIKCDFLLNNVIDKVLYLTKRREKYLVVAAIRFVRALVSRSDEHLMNHVVKNNLFKPIVDAFVANGDRYNLLNSAVLELFEYIRKENLKILLRYLVDTFWDQLAKFETLSSIHALKVKYEQSLENVGTASTGTLLDQRKRLDERALEKEEEDYFNEDSDEEDSASAHSASIKRGKPQPPILVNGSAPENPAPRSGGLVDYDDDEDDEDYRPPPKKTTGSSDEDGGLAEFPLKRKLVPKEDSEAKRLQLSPKGLKPRAVFCSTLKDGGLSSNKQATENVPPSVNQNSVTPNPEKGHSETAEVAKHTVKDEVSSKSCNDGLDDSSDTRNLGDERPLLSPKSSPEMAVKGS, translated from the exons ATGAT CTTATTTGTGGTGCAGCAAGATTTTTTCCGGAAGTTGATGGAACTTTTTAGGATATGTGAGGATTTGGAAAACATTGATGGTCTTCacttaattttcaaaattgttAGGGGAATCA TTCTGCTAAACAGTGCTCAGATCTTTGAGAAAATTTTCGGGGATGAATTGATTATGGATATAATGGGATGCTTAGAGT ATGACCCACAGGGACCTCTCACCCATCACCGCAACTTTCTAAAAGAGCATGTAATTTTTAAGGAG GTTGTACCTATCAAGGATCCTGTAGTTCTTTCAAAGATACACCAAACTTACCGAGTTGGGTATTTGAAG GATGTCATTTTGCCCAGAGCTTTGGATGAAGGCATAGTTGGAAATCTAAATTCTATTATTCATTCAAATAATGCAATT ATTATTTCCTTGCTGAAAGATGATAGCGCCTTTATCAAGGATTTATTTGCTAGGATGAAGGTTCCAGCCATTTCAATAGAATCAAAGAGAACTGTG GTAGACTTCTTGCGCGAGTTCTGTACCTTAAGTAAGAGCTTGCAGATGGTACATCAGCATCGGCTATTTAG GGATCTAGTGAGTGAAGGCATTTTTGACATCATAGCGGATGTCTTGCAAAGTGAAGACTATAAGCTTGTATTGACAGG GACAGACATCCTCGTTCTTTTTCAGAGTCTGGATGGGAATATTTTGCGTTCTTATGTCAGTCGGCAGGAAGGAGCTCTTCTTGGACTCATG GTGAAACATATGCTTACAGATTATGGAGATAATATGCATTGCCAGTTTTTTGAAATTCTTCGCAGTCTTTTGGATTCTCCACCAGGCGCACAG AGAGAAAATATTGTGGAGATTTTCTATGAAAAGCACTTGAATCAGTTAGTTGATGCATTATCATCATGCCAGTCAAATAGTGATGGTCCTGGCAGCAAGTCTGATAGTTCACTTGGAGGACCCGAGAGTCAAAGATCCGTGAAGCCTGAAATTTTGTTAAATACCTGTGATTTGCTATGTTTCTGCGTTGTGCAGCATCCTTACAGGATAAA ATGCGATTTTCTTCTTAACAATGTGATCGATAAGGTTCTATACCTgacaaaaagaagagaaaagtaCCTTGTTGTTGCTGCTATTAGATTTGTGAGAGCGCTTGTTTCTCGCAGT GATGAGCACCTAATGAATCATGTTGTTAAGAACAACCTTTTCAAACCAATTGTAGACGCCTTTGTGGCCAATGGGGATCGTTATAATCTTCTAAATTCTGCGGTTCTTGAACTCTTTGAATATATCCGGAag GagaatttgaaaatattattacGGTATCTGGTGGATACTTTCTGGGATCAGCTGGCAAAATTTGAAACACTCTCTTCTATTCATGCACTGAAAGTTAAATATGAACAG TCGCTTGAAAATGTTGGTACAGCAAGCACTGGTACATTGTTAGACCAAAGGAAACGACTTGACGAGCGAGCTCTGGAGAAAGAGGAAGAGGATTATTTCAATGAGGACAG TGATGAGGAGGATTCAGCATCTGCTCATTCAGCAAGCATTAAACGTGGAAAACCTCAACCTCCCATTTTAGTTAATGGGTCTGCTCCAGAAAATCCGGCACCTAG GTCTGGTGGACTGGTTGATTATGacgatgatgaagatgatgaggaCTACAGGCCGCCTCCAAAAAAGACTACAGGCTCGTCTGATGAAGATGGGGGACTGGCAGAGTTCCCATTGAAACGCAAACTAGTTCCAAAAGAGGATAGTGAGGCAAAAAGGTTGCAGCTCTCTCCGAAAGGTTTAAAACCCAGAGCTGTCTTTTGCTCTACCTTAAAGGACGGGGGATTATCCAGCAACAAACAAGCAACCGAAAATGTTCCTCCAAGTGTAAACCAGAACTCCGTCACACCAAATCCTGAGAAGGGGCATTCTGAAACGGCAGAAGTGGCAAAACACACTGTCAAAGACGAAGTCTCTTCCAAAAGCTGCAATGACGGTTTGGATGATTCTAGCGATACAAGAAATCTTGGAGATGAGCGCCCTTTGTTATCACCTAAGTCCTCGCCAGAGATGGCTGTGAAAGGATCTTGA
- the LOC121799804 gene encoding serine/threonine-protein phosphatase 4 regulatory subunit 3-like isoform X2, whose product MGSQDKSPNNTTQRVKVYRLNEDGKWDDQGTGHVTVDYLERSEDLGLFVIDEEDNETLLLHRISSDDIYRKQEDTIISWRDPEFSTELALSFQETTGCSYIWDHICSLQRNMHFNSLASETFNNINSELRELPPVELSSLPSILKIVESGIADQVRVTELILNDQDFFRKLMELFRICEDLENIDGLHLIFKIVRGIILLNSAQIFEKIFGDELIMDIMGCLEYDPQGPLTHHRNFLKEHVIFKEVVPIKDPVVLSKIHQTYRVGYLKDVILPRALDEGIVGNLNSIIHSNNAIIISLLKDDSAFIKDLFARMKVPAISIESKRTVVDFLREFCTLSKSLQMVHQHRLFRDLVSEGIFDIIADVLQSEDYKLVLTGTDILVLFQSLDGNILRSYVSRQEGALLGLMVKHMLTDYGDNMHCQFFEILRSLLDSPPGAQRENIVEIFYEKHLNQLVDALSSCQSNSDGPGSKSDSSLGGPESQRSVKPEILLNTCDLLCFCVVQHPYRIKCDFLLNNVIDKVLYLTKRREKYLVVAAIRFVRALVSRSDEHLMNHVVKNNLFKPIVDAFVANGDRYNLLNSAVLELFEYIRKENLKILLRYLVDTFWDQLAKFETLSSIHALKVKYEQSLENVGTASTGTLLDQRKRLDERALEKEEEDYFNEDSDEEDSASAHSASIKRGKPQPPILVNGSAPENPAPRSGGLVDYDDDEDDEDYRPPPKKTTGSSDEDGGLAEFPLKRKLVPKEDSEAKRLQLSPKGLKPRAVFCSTLKDGGLSSNKQATENVPPSVNQNSVTPNPEKGHSETAEVAKHTVKDEVSSKSCNDGLDDSSDTRNLGDERPLLSPKSSPEMAVKGS is encoded by the exons ATGGGGTCGCAGGACAAATCACCGAACAATACCACGCAG CGTGTAAAAGTATACCGCTTGAATGAAGATGGGAAATGGGATGATCAAGGCACTGGACATGTCACTGTTGATTACTTGGAG AGATCGGAAGACCTAGGTCTGTTTGTTATTGATGAGGAGGACAATGAAACACTACTGCTGCACCGCATCAGCTCAGATGATATCTATCGCAAGCAAGAAG ATACAATTATTTCCTGGCGGGATCCTGAGTTTTCAACTGAATTGGCCCTTAGCTTCCAAGAGACAACTGGTTGCTCTTACATATG GGATCACATATGTAGTCTGCAAAGGAACATGCACTTTAACTCACTAGCCA GTGAAACTTTCAACAACATCAACAGTGAGTTGAGGGAACTGCCTCCAGTTGAGTTGTCTTCCCTCCCTTCGATACTTAAG ATTGTTGAGAGTGGCATAGCAGATCAAGTGCGTGTGACTGAACTTATATTGAATGAT CAAGATTTTTTCCGGAAGTTGATGGAACTTTTTAGGATATGTGAGGATTTGGAAAACATTGATGGTCTTCacttaattttcaaaattgttAGGGGAATCA TTCTGCTAAACAGTGCTCAGATCTTTGAGAAAATTTTCGGGGATGAATTGATTATGGATATAATGGGATGCTTAGAGT ATGACCCACAGGGACCTCTCACCCATCACCGCAACTTTCTAAAAGAGCATGTAATTTTTAAGGAG GTTGTACCTATCAAGGATCCTGTAGTTCTTTCAAAGATACACCAAACTTACCGAGTTGGGTATTTGAAG GATGTCATTTTGCCCAGAGCTTTGGATGAAGGCATAGTTGGAAATCTAAATTCTATTATTCATTCAAATAATGCAATT ATTATTTCCTTGCTGAAAGATGATAGCGCCTTTATCAAGGATTTATTTGCTAGGATGAAGGTTCCAGCCATTTCAATAGAATCAAAGAGAACTGTG GTAGACTTCTTGCGCGAGTTCTGTACCTTAAGTAAGAGCTTGCAGATGGTACATCAGCATCGGCTATTTAG GGATCTAGTGAGTGAAGGCATTTTTGACATCATAGCGGATGTCTTGCAAAGTGAAGACTATAAGCTTGTATTGACAGG GACAGACATCCTCGTTCTTTTTCAGAGTCTGGATGGGAATATTTTGCGTTCTTATGTCAGTCGGCAGGAAGGAGCTCTTCTTGGACTCATG GTGAAACATATGCTTACAGATTATGGAGATAATATGCATTGCCAGTTTTTTGAAATTCTTCGCAGTCTTTTGGATTCTCCACCAGGCGCACAG AGAGAAAATATTGTGGAGATTTTCTATGAAAAGCACTTGAATCAGTTAGTTGATGCATTATCATCATGCCAGTCAAATAGTGATGGTCCTGGCAGCAAGTCTGATAGTTCACTTGGAGGACCCGAGAGTCAAAGATCCGTGAAGCCTGAAATTTTGTTAAATACCTGTGATTTGCTATGTTTCTGCGTTGTGCAGCATCCTTACAGGATAAA ATGCGATTTTCTTCTTAACAATGTGATCGATAAGGTTCTATACCTgacaaaaagaagagaaaagtaCCTTGTTGTTGCTGCTATTAGATTTGTGAGAGCGCTTGTTTCTCGCAGT GATGAGCACCTAATGAATCATGTTGTTAAGAACAACCTTTTCAAACCAATTGTAGACGCCTTTGTGGCCAATGGGGATCGTTATAATCTTCTAAATTCTGCGGTTCTTGAACTCTTTGAATATATCCGGAag GagaatttgaaaatattattacGGTATCTGGTGGATACTTTCTGGGATCAGCTGGCAAAATTTGAAACACTCTCTTCTATTCATGCACTGAAAGTTAAATATGAACAG TCGCTTGAAAATGTTGGTACAGCAAGCACTGGTACATTGTTAGACCAAAGGAAACGACTTGACGAGCGAGCTCTGGAGAAAGAGGAAGAGGATTATTTCAATGAGGACAG TGATGAGGAGGATTCAGCATCTGCTCATTCAGCAAGCATTAAACGTGGAAAACCTCAACCTCCCATTTTAGTTAATGGGTCTGCTCCAGAAAATCCGGCACCTAG GTCTGGTGGACTGGTTGATTATGacgatgatgaagatgatgaggaCTACAGGCCGCCTCCAAAAAAGACTACAGGCTCGTCTGATGAAGATGGGGGACTGGCAGAGTTCCCATTGAAACGCAAACTAGTTCCAAAAGAGGATAGTGAGGCAAAAAGGTTGCAGCTCTCTCCGAAAGGTTTAAAACCCAGAGCTGTCTTTTGCTCTACCTTAAAGGACGGGGGATTATCCAGCAACAAACAAGCAACCGAAAATGTTCCTCCAAGTGTAAACCAGAACTCCGTCACACCAAATCCTGAGAAGGGGCATTCTGAAACGGCAGAAGTGGCAAAACACACTGTCAAAGACGAAGTCTCTTCCAAAAGCTGCAATGACGGTTTGGATGATTCTAGCGATACAAGAAATCTTGGAGATGAGCGCCCTTTGTTATCACCTAAGTCCTCGCCAGAGATGGCTGTGAAAGGATCTTGA
- the LOC121799804 gene encoding serine/threonine-protein phosphatase 4 regulatory subunit 3-like isoform X1, giving the protein MGSQDKSPNNTTQRVKVYRLNEDGKWDDQGTGHVTVDYLERSEDLGLFVIDEEDNETLLLHRISSDDIYRKQEDTIISWRDPEFSTELALSFQETTGCSYIWDHICSLQRNMHFNSLASETFNNINSELRELPPVELSSLPSILKIVESGIADQVRVTELILNDQDFFRKLMELFRICEDLENIDGLHLIFKIVRGIILLNSAQIFEKIFGDELIMDIMGCLEYDPQGPLTHHRNFLKEHVIFKEVVPIKDPVVLSKIHQTYRVGYLKDVILPRALDEGIVGNLNSIIHSNNAIIISLLKDDSAFIKDLFARMKVPAISIESKRTVVDFLREFCTLSKSLQMVHQHRLFRDLVSEGIFDIIADVLQSEDYKLVLTGTDILVLFQSLDGNILRSYVSRQEGALLGLMVKHMLTDYGDNMHCQFFEILRSLLDSPPGAQRENIVEIFYEKHLNQLVDALSSCQSNSDGPGSKSDSSLGGPESQRSVKPEILLNTCDLLCFCVVQHPYRIKCDFLLNNVIDKVLYLTKRREKYLVVAAIRFVRALVSRSDEHLMNHVVKNNLFKPIVDAFVANGDRYNLLNSAVLELFEYIRKENLKILLRYLVDTFWDQLAKFETLSSIHALKVKYEQVSSFLCDICTSSWWCSATETYCHLQSLENVGTASTGTLLDQRKRLDERALEKEEEDYFNEDSDEEDSASAHSASIKRGKPQPPILVNGSAPENPAPRSGGLVDYDDDEDDEDYRPPPKKTTGSSDEDGGLAEFPLKRKLVPKEDSEAKRLQLSPKGLKPRAVFCSTLKDGGLSSNKQATENVPPSVNQNSVTPNPEKGHSETAEVAKHTVKDEVSSKSCNDGLDDSSDTRNLGDERPLLSPKSSPEMAVKGS; this is encoded by the exons ATGGGGTCGCAGGACAAATCACCGAACAATACCACGCAG CGTGTAAAAGTATACCGCTTGAATGAAGATGGGAAATGGGATGATCAAGGCACTGGACATGTCACTGTTGATTACTTGGAG AGATCGGAAGACCTAGGTCTGTTTGTTATTGATGAGGAGGACAATGAAACACTACTGCTGCACCGCATCAGCTCAGATGATATCTATCGCAAGCAAGAAG ATACAATTATTTCCTGGCGGGATCCTGAGTTTTCAACTGAATTGGCCCTTAGCTTCCAAGAGACAACTGGTTGCTCTTACATATG GGATCACATATGTAGTCTGCAAAGGAACATGCACTTTAACTCACTAGCCA GTGAAACTTTCAACAACATCAACAGTGAGTTGAGGGAACTGCCTCCAGTTGAGTTGTCTTCCCTCCCTTCGATACTTAAG ATTGTTGAGAGTGGCATAGCAGATCAAGTGCGTGTGACTGAACTTATATTGAATGAT CAAGATTTTTTCCGGAAGTTGATGGAACTTTTTAGGATATGTGAGGATTTGGAAAACATTGATGGTCTTCacttaattttcaaaattgttAGGGGAATCA TTCTGCTAAACAGTGCTCAGATCTTTGAGAAAATTTTCGGGGATGAATTGATTATGGATATAATGGGATGCTTAGAGT ATGACCCACAGGGACCTCTCACCCATCACCGCAACTTTCTAAAAGAGCATGTAATTTTTAAGGAG GTTGTACCTATCAAGGATCCTGTAGTTCTTTCAAAGATACACCAAACTTACCGAGTTGGGTATTTGAAG GATGTCATTTTGCCCAGAGCTTTGGATGAAGGCATAGTTGGAAATCTAAATTCTATTATTCATTCAAATAATGCAATT ATTATTTCCTTGCTGAAAGATGATAGCGCCTTTATCAAGGATTTATTTGCTAGGATGAAGGTTCCAGCCATTTCAATAGAATCAAAGAGAACTGTG GTAGACTTCTTGCGCGAGTTCTGTACCTTAAGTAAGAGCTTGCAGATGGTACATCAGCATCGGCTATTTAG GGATCTAGTGAGTGAAGGCATTTTTGACATCATAGCGGATGTCTTGCAAAGTGAAGACTATAAGCTTGTATTGACAGG GACAGACATCCTCGTTCTTTTTCAGAGTCTGGATGGGAATATTTTGCGTTCTTATGTCAGTCGGCAGGAAGGAGCTCTTCTTGGACTCATG GTGAAACATATGCTTACAGATTATGGAGATAATATGCATTGCCAGTTTTTTGAAATTCTTCGCAGTCTTTTGGATTCTCCACCAGGCGCACAG AGAGAAAATATTGTGGAGATTTTCTATGAAAAGCACTTGAATCAGTTAGTTGATGCATTATCATCATGCCAGTCAAATAGTGATGGTCCTGGCAGCAAGTCTGATAGTTCACTTGGAGGACCCGAGAGTCAAAGATCCGTGAAGCCTGAAATTTTGTTAAATACCTGTGATTTGCTATGTTTCTGCGTTGTGCAGCATCCTTACAGGATAAA ATGCGATTTTCTTCTTAACAATGTGATCGATAAGGTTCTATACCTgacaaaaagaagagaaaagtaCCTTGTTGTTGCTGCTATTAGATTTGTGAGAGCGCTTGTTTCTCGCAGT GATGAGCACCTAATGAATCATGTTGTTAAGAACAACCTTTTCAAACCAATTGTAGACGCCTTTGTGGCCAATGGGGATCGTTATAATCTTCTAAATTCTGCGGTTCTTGAACTCTTTGAATATATCCGGAag GagaatttgaaaatattattacGGTATCTGGTGGATACTTTCTGGGATCAGCTGGCAAAATTTGAAACACTCTCTTCTATTCATGCACTGAAAGTTAAATATGAACAGGTATCGTCATTTCTCTGTGATATATGCACCTCATCTTGGTGGTGTTCTGCAACTGAAACATATTGCCACTTGCAGTCGCTTGAAAATGTTGGTACAGCAAGCACTGGTACATTGTTAGACCAAAGGAAACGACTTGACGAGCGAGCTCTGGAGAAAGAGGAAGAGGATTATTTCAATGAGGACAG TGATGAGGAGGATTCAGCATCTGCTCATTCAGCAAGCATTAAACGTGGAAAACCTCAACCTCCCATTTTAGTTAATGGGTCTGCTCCAGAAAATCCGGCACCTAG GTCTGGTGGACTGGTTGATTATGacgatgatgaagatgatgaggaCTACAGGCCGCCTCCAAAAAAGACTACAGGCTCGTCTGATGAAGATGGGGGACTGGCAGAGTTCCCATTGAAACGCAAACTAGTTCCAAAAGAGGATAGTGAGGCAAAAAGGTTGCAGCTCTCTCCGAAAGGTTTAAAACCCAGAGCTGTCTTTTGCTCTACCTTAAAGGACGGGGGATTATCCAGCAACAAACAAGCAACCGAAAATGTTCCTCCAAGTGTAAACCAGAACTCCGTCACACCAAATCCTGAGAAGGGGCATTCTGAAACGGCAGAAGTGGCAAAACACACTGTCAAAGACGAAGTCTCTTCCAAAAGCTGCAATGACGGTTTGGATGATTCTAGCGATACAAGAAATCTTGGAGATGAGCGCCCTTTGTTATCACCTAAGTCCTCGCCAGAGATGGCTGTGAAAGGATCTTGA
- the LOC121801095 gene encoding outer envelope pore protein 16-2, chloroplastic-like, protein MFDKKNLETRSVLDELRNFEKNVFFDLGHPLLNRIADCFVRAAGIGAVQALSKEAYFTAVEGCNGDTVASSKKAQQVAALRGETNQKSVEALMKRTGKETLQWGMVAGVYSGLTYGLKEARGTQDWKNSALAGALTGGALALTLDHGSHEKVVQCVITGAALSTAANLLAGVL, encoded by the exons ATGTTTGACAAGAAAAATTTGGAGACTCGATCAGTTTTGGATGAACTGAGGAATTTTGAGAAGAATGTTTTCTTCGATCTCGGCCACCCTCTCCTCAACCGCATTGCTGACTGCTTCGTCCGAGCTGCCGGG ATTGGGGCAGTTCAAGCGTTATCAAAAGAAGCATATTTCACTGCTGTAGAAG GTTGTAATGGCGACACCGTTGCTTCTTCGAAGAAGGCGCAACAAGTAGCAGCCCTTAGAG GGGAAACTAACCAAAAATCAGTTGAGGCATTG ATGAAGAGGACTGGGAAGGAAACACTACAATGGG GTATGGTAGCCGGAGTTTACTCAGGGCTCACCTATGGGTTGAAAGAGGCTAGAGGCACCCAAGATTGG AAAAACAGCGCGTTGGCCGGGGCCCTCACTGGAGGGGCCCTGGCGCTAACGCTTGACCATGGCTCCCACGAAAAGGTAGTGCAGTGTGTTATAACAGGAGCTGCTTTGTCCACTGCTGCTAATCTTCTTGCAGGGGTATTATAG